The Thermodesulfovibrio thiophilus DSM 17215 genome contains a region encoding:
- the acs gene encoding acetate--CoA ligase, with protein sequence MTQGMDVLLKEERVFLPPKELSEKAYIKSMAEYEALYKRSVEDPEGFWAEIAEQNITWYKKWDKVLDYNFETPYINWFKNAKLNASYNCLDRNLDSLRNKAAIIWEADDGEVKTYTYWQLYREVNKFANVLKKLGIKKGDRVSIYLPMIPELPIAMLACARIGAIHSVVFAGFSAQSLRERINDCGAKLLITANQGLRGGRIVQLKSNTDQAIEGTSTIEKVIVVKRTANFVDMDPERDYWWHDLMNDSDIETYCEPEQMDAEDPLFILYTSGSTGKPKGVLHTTGGYMVYTNITFKLAFDYKPEETFFCTADIGWVTGHSYIVYGPLSAGATSLMFEGVPTYPNPGRFWEIVEKHRVNIFYTAPTAIRALMREGEKWPYQYDLSSLRILGTVGEPINPEAWMWYYKHIGKERCPIVDTWWQTETGGFMITPLPGATPLKPGSATKPFFGIVPRVLKEDGSPAGVNEGGYLVIEKPWPGMLRGTWGDPENKRIKEVYFSRFPGKYFTGDGARVDEDGDYWLMGRIDDVINVSGHRIGTAEVESALVAHPAVAEAAVVGFPHEIKGEGIYVYVVLKEGYEPSRDLEKLLISHIRQMIGPIATPDKIQFAGGLPKTRSGKIMRRILRKIASGALEELGDTSTLADPSVIEELISDRK encoded by the coding sequence ATGACTCAAGGTATGGATGTATTACTTAAAGAAGAGAGGGTTTTTCTTCCACCAAAAGAGCTTTCAGAGAAAGCTTATATTAAAAGTATGGCTGAATATGAAGCGCTCTACAAACGCTCTGTTGAAGATCCAGAGGGTTTCTGGGCAGAAATAGCAGAACAGAATATTACATGGTATAAAAAATGGGATAAAGTTTTAGATTATAACTTTGAAACACCTTATATAAACTGGTTTAAAAATGCTAAATTGAACGCTTCCTATAACTGTCTTGACCGCAATCTCGACTCATTAAGAAATAAAGCAGCCATTATCTGGGAAGCTGACGATGGAGAAGTAAAAACATACACTTACTGGCAGCTATACAGAGAAGTTAATAAATTTGCAAATGTGCTAAAAAAACTCGGGATTAAAAAAGGGGACAGAGTTTCAATCTATCTTCCAATGATTCCAGAGCTTCCAATTGCAATGCTTGCCTGTGCAAGAATTGGGGCAATTCACAGTGTTGTATTCGCAGGATTTTCAGCTCAATCACTAAGAGAAAGAATAAATGACTGCGGTGCAAAACTTCTCATTACAGCAAATCAAGGATTAAGAGGTGGAAGAATTGTCCAATTGAAATCAAACACTGATCAAGCAATTGAAGGAACTTCTACAATTGAAAAAGTTATTGTTGTAAAAAGAACTGCCAATTTTGTGGATATGGACCCTGAAAGAGACTACTGGTGGCATGACCTTATGAATGATTCTGATATTGAAACCTACTGTGAACCCGAACAAATGGATGCTGAAGACCCTTTATTTATACTTTATACGTCTGGGTCAACAGGAAAACCAAAAGGTGTTCTTCACACAACCGGTGGATACATGGTTTATACAAATATTACATTTAAACTTGCATTTGACTATAAACCAGAGGAAACATTTTTTTGCACCGCTGATATTGGCTGGGTAACAGGGCATAGTTATATTGTTTATGGACCTTTAAGTGCTGGTGCAACCTCATTAATGTTTGAAGGGGTTCCAACCTATCCAAACCCTGGAAGATTCTGGGAAATTGTAGAAAAACATCGAGTTAATATTTTTTATACTGCACCCACTGCCATTAGAGCATTGATGAGAGAAGGAGAAAAATGGCCATATCAATATGACCTTTCAAGTTTAAGAATTCTTGGCACAGTTGGTGAACCAATAAATCCTGAAGCATGGATGTGGTATTACAAGCATATAGGTAAAGAGCGTTGCCCTATTGTAGACACCTGGTGGCAGACAGAAACCGGCGGATTTATGATTACACCTCTGCCTGGTGCAACACCATTAAAACCAGGTTCAGCAACAAAACCATTTTTTGGTATAGTTCCAAGAGTACTTAAAGAGGATGGTTCTCCTGCTGGAGTTAATGAAGGTGGATATCTTGTCATAGAAAAACCATGGCCTGGAATGCTCAGAGGAACATGGGGAGACCCTGAAAACAAAAGAATTAAAGAAGTATATTTCTCTCGTTTTCCCGGCAAATACTTTACAGGTGATGGAGCAAGAGTCGACGAAGATGGTGATTACTGGTTAATGGGAAGAATTGATGATGTTATAAATGTATCCGGCCATAGAATTGGCACAGCAGAGGTTGAGTCAGCTTTAGTTGCCCATCCAGCGGTAGCTGAAGCTGCAGTAGTAGGATTTCCACATGAAATAAAAGGTGAAGGGATCTATGTTTATGTAGTGTTAAAAGAAGGATACGAACCATCAAGAGATTTAGAAAAATTATTAATTTCTCATATAAGACAGATGATAGGTCCTATTGCCACACCAGATAAAATTCAATTTGCAGGCGGGCTTCCAAAAACAAGAAGTGGCAAGATAATGAGAAGGATATTAAGAAAGATTGCCTCGGGTGCGTTGGAGGAACTTGGAGATACATCAACTCTTGCAGATCCTTCAGTTATTGAAGAACTTATTTCTGACAGAAAATAA
- a CDS encoding sodium:solute symporter family transporter — translation MTTTVLGQPTLTGVFFFLLFISITLYITYRAAKRTRTTTEFYAAGRSITGLQNGLALAGDYMSAASFLGIAGLVSLKGYDGLIYAVGWLVGWPIVMFLIAEPLRNLGKYTFADVVAYRLKRRPIRTAAATGALITVLFYLIAQMVGAGSLIKLMFGLPYELAIIIVGSLMIAYVLFGGMLATTWVQIIKACLLLAGATLLVFLTLYKFGFNYVELFSVVTQQYGEKFIQPGGLVTNPLDAISLGIALMLGTAGLPHILMRFYTVPDAKEARKSVFYATGFIGYFYILTFTIGFGAAALVGKQIITKIDNGGNMAAPLLAEALGGEVFLGFLAAVSFATILAVVAGLTLAGASAVSHDIYAGVVKREKANEKQEVKAAKIATLCLGVLSMILGIVFKGQNVAFMVGLAFAVAASANFPALLMSIFWKKFTTQGAVWSIYTGLVLSVMLIILSPTVWVDIFKNSHPVFPLKNPAIISFFASFAIGIVVSLFTQEKEAEAKYESEKIRSYIGVGAE, via the coding sequence ATGACAACCACTGTTTTAGGGCAACCAACATTAACAGGTGTTTTTTTCTTTCTTTTATTTATATCCATAACTCTTTATATTACTTACCGGGCAGCTAAAAGAACAAGAACAACTACTGAGTTTTATGCTGCTGGAAGAAGTATAACCGGACTTCAGAATGGACTAGCTCTGGCTGGAGACTATATGTCTGCCGCAAGCTTCCTTGGCATAGCAGGATTAGTTTCCTTAAAAGGTTATGATGGTTTGATTTATGCAGTTGGCTGGCTTGTAGGATGGCCAATAGTAATGTTTCTAATTGCTGAACCGCTCAGAAATCTGGGTAAATATACATTTGCAGACGTTGTTGCCTACAGATTAAAACGTAGACCTATTAGAACAGCAGCTGCAACAGGAGCATTGATTACAGTACTTTTTTATCTTATTGCCCAGATGGTCGGTGCTGGTTCGTTAATAAAGCTCATGTTTGGACTTCCTTATGAACTGGCAATAATAATTGTAGGAAGTCTCATGATAGCCTATGTTCTTTTTGGTGGAATGCTTGCAACAACATGGGTTCAGATAATTAAAGCCTGTTTGCTTCTGGCTGGAGCCACTCTTTTAGTGTTTCTCACACTTTATAAATTTGGGTTTAATTACGTTGAGCTATTCTCAGTTGTAACTCAGCAATATGGTGAAAAATTTATTCAACCCGGCGGTTTAGTAACAAATCCGCTTGATGCCATATCTCTTGGAATAGCTTTAATGCTTGGAACAGCTGGATTACCGCATATTCTTATGAGATTTTACACCGTGCCTGATGCAAAGGAAGCGAGAAAATCAGTATTTTATGCAACAGGATTCATCGGATACTTTTACATACTTACATTCACTATTGGATTTGGAGCTGCAGCACTTGTCGGTAAGCAGATTATAACTAAAATTGACAACGGTGGAAATATGGCTGCTCCTCTATTAGCAGAAGCACTCGGTGGAGAGGTCTTTCTTGGTTTCTTAGCCGCTGTTTCATTTGCAACAATTCTTGCTGTAGTAGCAGGACTTACTCTCGCTGGAGCATCCGCTGTTTCTCATGATATTTATGCTGGAGTGGTGAAAAGAGAAAAAGCAAATGAAAAACAGGAAGTAAAGGCTGCTAAAATTGCAACACTATGTCTTGGTGTGCTGTCCATGATACTTGGAATAGTTTTTAAGGGACAGAATGTTGCCTTTATGGTGGGTCTTGCTTTCGCTGTTGCTGCATCTGCAAACTTTCCTGCTCTGTTAATGTCTATATTCTGGAAAAAATTCACAACTCAGGGAGCTGTATGGAGTATCTATACAGGACTTGTACTCAGTGTCATGCTAATCATTTTAAGTCCTACTGTATGGGTTGATATTTTTAAAAATTCTCATCCAGTATTTCCTCTTAAGAATCCAGCTATAATTTCCTTCTTTGCTTCTTTTGCTATTGGTATAGTTGTATCTTTATTTACTCAGGAGAAAGAAGCTGAAGCAAAGTATGAATCCGAAAAAATAAGATCTTATATTGGAGTCGGAGCAGAATAA
- a CDS encoding DUF485 domain-containing protein: MEEEILNSKEFKNLVKSKNFISLILTVLELIVYFGFILLIAYNREFLNQKIYGPVTVGIPLGIGVIVLSWIFTGIYIFWSNKKYDQKISALKEKLGGQL; this comes from the coding sequence ATGGAAGAAGAAATTTTAAATTCAAAAGAATTTAAAAATCTTGTAAAAAGCAAAAACTTTATTTCTTTAATTCTAACTGTGCTTGAGTTAATTGTATATTTTGGGTTCATATTACTCATAGCTTATAACAGGGAGTTTCTAAATCAAAAAATTTATGGTCCTGTGACTGTTGGTATTCCACTGGGAATAGGTGTAATTGTTCTGTCATGGATTTTTACAGGAATTTATATTTTCTGGTCAAATAAAAAGTACGACCAGAAAATATCAGCACTTAAAGAAAAATTAGGAGGTCAATTATGA
- a CDS encoding PolC-type DNA polymerase III yields MFSIFKKQKINKFKGLSINETEFVVVDTELTGLHETKDTIISVGCIKMKGKTIKMGEIFYRTVKPESFLKKDSIMIHEITPTELESCPDIKPVLREYLSFVKDLIVVGFCVSIDIVFLKKAINKHINQIYEPIALDTFVIYRWLIQKGLLPEKFIQNNSLQSVALSLGVEPKELHDALADAFITAQIFQRLISFLSELNIYTVQEMLNIGSPDISGYMGIAKKEVYQF; encoded by the coding sequence ATGTTTTCAATATTTAAGAAACAAAAAATCAATAAATTTAAAGGATTATCAATTAATGAAACGGAATTTGTTGTTGTTGATACAGAACTAACAGGACTTCATGAAACAAAGGACACTATAATTTCTGTAGGATGTATAAAAATGAAAGGGAAAACAATAAAAATGGGAGAAATATTTTACAGAACAGTAAAACCAGAAAGTTTTTTAAAGAAAGACAGCATAATGATTCATGAGATTACCCCAACAGAACTTGAAAGCTGCCCTGACATTAAGCCAGTCCTCAGAGAGTACCTTTCATTTGTAAAAGATTTAATAGTAGTAGGATTTTGTGTATCAATTGATATTGTTTTTTTAAAAAAAGCCATTAATAAACATATCAATCAAATATACGAACCCATAGCGTTAGATACATTCGTTATCTATAGATGGCTTATTCAAAAAGGTTTATTACCTGAAAAATTTATTCAAAATAATTCTTTGCAAAGTGTTGCTTTATCACTTGGAGTTGAACCAAAAGAGTTACATGACGCACTTGCTGATGCATTTATAACTGCTCAAATATTTCAACGACTTATAAGTTTTCTTAGCGAACTAAATATTTACACTGTTCAAGAAATGCTGAACATAGGAAGTCCTGATATATCCGGATATATGGGAATTGCAAAAAAAGAAGTATATCAATTTTAA
- a CDS encoding DUF294 nucleotidyltransferase-like domain-containing protein: MVKIIEDIIEFFKSIPPFEFLANEVINSIAVKTSMEFYPKNTHILLQDSLPSEFLYIIKKGGVKVYRRVNNEEVIIDYRSEGDSFGFVSLISGDKSRANVVAIDDTICYLISKETVLTLMNSYPEIRDFYLKSFMNIYLDKRYMEESVKKTLTGSVDKILFTTTVEEIGSKNVISIPEHTSIKEAATIMCENGISSLIVLNSEGIPAGIITDKDLRRKVVAAAMDVNEPVKNIMSFPIIKIDAKDYCFEAIVRMLKYNIHHLLVIKNGQIDGVITNHDIMMLQGFSPVTIVRDIEIQQSIDGLINASKQMTNIVGNLLHQGAKASNITRIITEINDRIVRKIIQFAEREFGLPPVPYCWIALGSEGRKEQTFKTDQDNALIYADPASEQEESIKKYFLEFTNYIKDNLLKCGFPPCPGDIMASNPRWCQPLKMWKKYFSQWVYAPKGESITFSAIFFDFRGIYGDLSLEESLREYLLTIIKDQKIFLGYLANLAVKNRPPLGFFKTFVVEKSGEHKDKLNLKIKGIAPIIDIVRLFSLEKGVRETSTLERIETLKHKHALAKEYGEELIYAFEFLMFLRMKHQYEQVIQGMMPDNFINPETLSNLEKKLLKDTFHLISKLQDILIERYKLMII; encoded by the coding sequence ATGGTAAAAATCATAGAAGACATAATTGAGTTTTTTAAATCCATTCCGCCATTTGAGTTTTTAGCCAATGAAGTTATAAATTCCATAGCTGTAAAAACATCTATGGAATTTTACCCTAAAAACACGCATATCCTTCTTCAGGACAGTCTTCCAAGTGAGTTTCTTTATATTATAAAAAAAGGCGGAGTTAAAGTTTACAGAAGAGTAAACAATGAGGAAGTTATAATTGATTACAGAAGCGAAGGAGATTCTTTTGGATTTGTCTCTTTGATAAGCGGAGATAAATCAAGAGCAAATGTCGTAGCTATAGATGACACAATCTGTTATCTCATCTCAAAAGAAACAGTATTAACTCTTATGAACAGCTATCCAGAGATCAGAGACTTTTATTTAAAATCTTTTATGAATATATATCTTGATAAAAGATATATGGAAGAATCAGTTAAAAAGACTCTCACAGGCTCTGTTGATAAAATTCTTTTTACTACAACAGTAGAAGAAATCGGTTCTAAAAATGTTATTTCAATCCCTGAACATACCTCTATAAAAGAAGCAGCAACAATTATGTGCGAGAATGGAATAAGTTCTCTTATTGTCTTAAATTCTGAAGGTATTCCTGCTGGAATAATAACTGATAAAGATTTACGTCGAAAAGTTGTTGCAGCGGCAATGGATGTTAATGAACCAGTTAAAAATATTATGAGTTTTCCGATAATTAAAATTGACGCAAAAGATTATTGTTTTGAAGCCATTGTTAGGATGCTTAAATATAATATTCATCATCTTCTTGTAATAAAAAATGGGCAGATTGATGGAGTTATTACAAACCATGATATTATGATGCTTCAGGGCTTTTCACCAGTAACAATAGTAAGAGATATAGAGATACAGCAGAGCATTGATGGACTTATTAACGCATCCAAACAGATGACTAATATTGTTGGAAATCTACTTCACCAAGGTGCAAAGGCAAGCAATATTACAAGAATTATCACAGAGATTAATGACAGAATAGTTAGAAAAATCATTCAGTTTGCAGAGCGTGAGTTTGGACTTCCACCTGTTCCATACTGCTGGATTGCTCTTGGTTCAGAGGGAAGAAAAGAGCAAACCTTTAAAACTGATCAGGACAATGCATTAATATACGCTGATCCAGCATCGGAGCAAGAAGAATCAATAAAAAAATATTTTCTCGAATTTACAAATTACATTAAAGATAATCTCCTTAAATGTGGATTTCCACCATGTCCAGGAGATATTATGGCAAGTAACCCCAGATGGTGTCAGCCACTTAAAATGTGGAAAAAATATTTTTCACAATGGGTTTATGCTCCTAAGGGTGAATCTATAACTTTTTCAGCTATTTTTTTTGATTTTAGAGGTATTTATGGTGATCTATCACTTGAAGAGTCGTTAAGAGAATATCTTTTAACTATTATTAAAGACCAGAAAATCTTTCTTGGTTATCTTGCGAATCTTGCAGTGAAAAATCGTCCTCCACTTGGTTTCTTTAAAACATTTGTTGTTGAAAAAAGCGGTGAACATAAAGACAAGCTAAACTTAAAAATTAAAGGAATTGCGCCTATTATTGATATTGTGAGACTTTTCAGTCTGGAAAAAGGAGTACGAGAAACTTCAACTTTAGAAAGAATAGAGACACTTAAACATAAGCATGCTTTAGCAAAAGAATATGGAGAAGAACTTATTTATGCATTTGAGTTTTTGATGTTTCTTAGAATGAAACACCAGTATGAACAGGTAATTCAGGGAATGATGCCAGATAATTTTATAAATCCAGAAACTTTGAGTAATCTTGAAAAGAAACTGCTTAAAGATACCTTTCATCTTATATCAAAATTGCAGGATATTTTGATTGAAAGATATAAATTAATGATTATTTAA
- a CDS encoding KUP/HAK/KT family potassium transporter, producing the protein MTGIIKALGLVFGDIGTSPIYTLTVAFLILEPTSENVLGVLSLVFWTLIILPTLQYNVLAMSLSIRGEGGTIVLSEIFKSLAKSNKAKSLVALLAFVGVSFLMGDGVITPAISILSAVEGLSFIHGFEGISQTTIVLVAIVIAVVLFIFQKNGTEKVAFTFGPIMFIWFVSLFVLGMISILSNPVVLKAVNPYYAVDFLLHNGWKGYLTLGEVILCTTGAEAMYADMGHLGSKPIRKAWTMVFFSLIINYFGQGAFILSNPQVKNILFELALNVLHSFYVPFLVLSLLATVIASQAMISGMFSIVYQGITTRILPMLKIDYTSRELKSQIYIGSINWLLLIAVIFIMINFKSSSNLAAAYGFAVTTDMCITGIILLSIFFLKRNYIAVLAAIIVTVVDFIYFSSTLYKIPAGGYLSIMLGLFPFFTILIYTQGQKRLYRYMMFMPADEFIIKFERVYKTSPRIPGTAIFFIRDTDKISPYIIETMFYHGIIYEDNIFLSVFIRPDPFGVTGYFKDDLCLGIRVFQIEMGYMEFVNIEEILRHNGIEERTIFYGLEDIIAKGPWKFFVFLKRITPTFISFFRLPPRKLHGVFTRLEM; encoded by the coding sequence ATGACAGGAATAATTAAAGCACTCGGGCTTGTTTTTGGAGACATCGGAACAAGTCCTATCTATACATTAACTGTAGCTTTTTTAATTCTTGAACCTACCAGTGAAAATGTTCTTGGTGTTTTAAGTCTTGTTTTCTGGACTTTAATTATTCTGCCAACTCTTCAATACAATGTGCTTGCAATGAGCCTGAGTATAAGAGGAGAGGGTGGAACAATAGTTCTTTCTGAGATATTCAAGTCTCTTGCAAAGTCTAATAAAGCAAAATCTCTTGTTGCACTTCTAGCTTTTGTTGGAGTTTCATTTTTAATGGGAGATGGTGTTATAACTCCAGCAATAAGTATTTTAAGTGCTGTTGAAGGGTTATCATTTATTCATGGATTTGAAGGAATTTCACAAACTACCATAGTCTTAGTTGCTATTGTAATTGCTGTTGTTTTATTTATTTTTCAGAAAAATGGAACTGAGAAAGTTGCTTTCACTTTTGGTCCTATAATGTTTATATGGTTTGTATCACTTTTTGTTTTAGGTATGATTTCAATTTTATCAAATCCAGTAGTTCTTAAAGCAGTAAACCCATACTATGCAGTAGATTTTTTGCTGCATAATGGATGGAAAGGATATCTGACCCTTGGAGAAGTTATTCTCTGTACAACAGGTGCTGAGGCAATGTATGCAGATATGGGGCATCTTGGGTCAAAACCCATAAGAAAAGCATGGACAATGGTTTTTTTTAGTTTAATTATAAACTATTTTGGTCAAGGTGCCTTTATTTTAAGTAATCCTCAGGTTAAAAATATTTTATTTGAACTTGCATTAAATGTTCTTCATTCTTTTTATGTGCCATTTTTAGTTTTAAGCTTGCTCGCCACAGTTATTGCTTCTCAGGCAATGATAAGTGGGATGTTTTCCATAGTATATCAGGGAATAACAACGAGAATACTACCGATGTTAAAAATTGACTACACATCAAGAGAATTGAAATCTCAGATATACATTGGTAGTATTAACTGGCTTTTACTTATAGCTGTTATTTTTATTATGATAAACTTCAAGAGTTCATCAAATCTTGCTGCAGCATACGGCTTTGCTGTTACAACAGATATGTGTATCACGGGCATAATTTTACTTTCGATATTTTTTCTTAAAAGAAACTATATAGCTGTTTTGGCGGCTATTATTGTAACAGTTGTTGATTTTATATATTTCAGTTCAACTTTATATAAAATCCCTGCAGGTGGATACCTATCAATTATGCTTGGCTTATTCCCCTTTTTTACAATATTGATTTATACGCAAGGTCAGAAAAGGCTTTATAGATATATGATGTTTATGCCAGCCGATGAATTTATCATTAAATTTGAGAGAGTTTATAAAACATCTCCCAGAATACCCGGTACAGCGATATTTTTTATAAGGGATACAGACAAAATTTCACCCTATATTATTGAGACGATGTTTTATCATGGAATTATATACGAAGATAATATCTTTTTATCTGTATTTATACGACCTGATCCATTTGGAGTAACAGGATATTTCAAAGACGATCTTTGCCTCGGTATAAGAGTTTTTCAAATAGAGATGGGTTATATGGAATTTGTAAATATTGAAGAAATTTTAAGACACAATGGCATAGAAGAAAGAACAATATTTTATGGTCTAGAAGACATTATTGCAAAAGGTCCATGGAAGTTTTTTGTTTTTTTAAAAAGAATAACACCCACGTTTATAAGTTTTTTTCGCCTGCCACCAAGAAAGCTGCACGGTGTATTCACAAGGCTTGAGATGTAA
- the speD gene encoding adenosylmethionine decarboxylase, with amino-acid sequence MYALGTHLLIELKNCNPEILKDLESVKNILVDAAKKAKATIVNVNFHEFNPFGISGVVVIAESHLTIHTWPEYGFAAVDVFTCGETIKPEVAAQYIIEAFECKQPSIVEMKRGIISHHNEKLPHKVCHEELQMVY; translated from the coding sequence TTGTATGCTTTAGGGACCCATCTTTTAATTGAGTTAAAAAATTGCAATCCTGAGATCCTCAAAGATCTCGAAAGTGTTAAAAATATTCTGGTAGACGCTGCCAAAAAAGCCAAGGCAACAATCGTTAATGTTAATTTCCATGAGTTTAATCCATTTGGTATTAGTGGAGTGGTTGTTATTGCAGAGTCTCATTTAACTATTCATACTTGGCCAGAATATGGTTTTGCCGCTGTTGATGTATTTACCTGTGGAGAGACTATTAAACCGGAAGTTGCAGCTCAATATATTATAGAAGCATTTGAGTGCAAGCAACCGTCAATAGTGGAAATGAAAAGAGGCATAATCTCTCATCATAATGAGAAACTACCACATAAGGTATGTCATGAAGAATTACAAATGGTATATTGA
- the speE gene encoding polyamine aminopropyltransferase has product MKNYKWYIEQTSDDEIIFHSLKEIIHSDISPYQRIEVIRSGNLGRCLLLDGKMQSSEADEFIYHEALVHPVMLLNEYPQRVLIAGGGEGATLREVLKYPVNEVVMVDLDESVIKVSREYLPEWSSGAFDDPRVRLVIDDARVYIEKVKNHFDVIIVDLPEPAEDTPAFLLYTIEFYEKVKEALTDSGMMVTQSASASVNNLRVFISIVTTLKYVFPYVAPYLTYIPSFFAPWSFVLVSKKAGADKTFEKIEDKLSSMQDRLKFYDMDAHIGMFHLPKHIKTAIQKGGVVIHDDCPISFY; this is encoded by the coding sequence ATGAAGAATTACAAATGGTATATTGAGCAAACGTCAGATGATGAGATTATATTTCATTCTCTTAAGGAGATAATACACTCAGATATTTCTCCTTATCAGAGAATTGAAGTTATACGGTCTGGTAATCTTGGACGATGCCTTCTTCTTGATGGGAAAATGCAGTCTTCAGAGGCTGATGAATTTATTTATCATGAAGCTCTGGTTCATCCTGTTATGCTATTAAATGAATATCCGCAGAGGGTTTTAATTGCTGGTGGAGGAGAAGGAGCTACTTTACGAGAAGTCTTGAAATATCCGGTTAATGAAGTTGTAATGGTTGATCTTGATGAATCAGTTATTAAAGTTTCCAGAGAATATCTCCCAGAATGGAGCAGTGGGGCTTTCGATGATCCGAGGGTCAGGTTAGTTATAGATGATGCAAGAGTTTATATTGAAAAGGTAAAAAATCATTTTGATGTAATTATAGTGGATTTACCTGAACCGGCAGAGGATACTCCGGCATTTCTTCTGTATACTATAGAATTTTATGAAAAAGTCAAGGAAGCTCTTACAGACTCGGGTATGATGGTTACTCAATCTGCCTCTGCCTCTGTGAATAATTTGAGAGTTTTTATTTCGATTGTTACCACCCTAAAATATGTATTCCCTTATGTTGCTCCGTATCTTACTTATATTCCTTCTTTCTTTGCTCCATGGAGTTTTGTCCTTGTTTCTAAAAAAGCAGGCGCAGACAAAACTTTTGAGAAGATAGAAGATAAACTTTCTTCAATGCAAGATAGATTAAAATTTTATGATATGGATGCGCATATTGGAATGTTTCATCTGCCAAAACACATTAAAACAGCTATTCAAAAAGGAGGGGTAGTCATACATGATGACTGCCCCATTTCATTTTATTAA
- a CDS encoding phosphoglycerate kinase — protein MAPFNNSFDKLTIEDLPIKSKKVFIRADFNVPLDANLVITDDRRIRSTLPTINYAIDEGAKIILASHLDRPKGKVDPKLSLAPVARRLQRLLNKEVFFAPDCIGHQVESLVSKMKEGDVVLLENLRFRIEEEKNDEKFAKALASLADFYVNDAFGASHRAHASIVGIPKFIPSAAGFLLKKEIEYLKGAVESPIRPFVVILGGAKVGGKIGVLENLADKADKVIVGGGMAFTFIKAMGYEVGDSLIEADMIDFATKIMEKLRQNKVKFYLPVDVVIAQSINPGAETKIVPVQEIPQGWRGLDIGPASVRLFTEALHDAKTILWNGPMGVFEIDAFSRGTFAIAHAVADSYAFTIVGGGDTDYAVHKAGVSDSISFISTGGGASLQLLEGKELPGLAVLPSKKKD, from the coding sequence ATGGCACCTTTTAATAACTCTTTTGACAAATTGACAATTGAAGATTTACCGATAAAATCAAAGAAAGTATTTATAAGAGCAGATTTTAATGTGCCTCTTGATGCGAATCTAGTGATAACAGATGACAGACGTATACGTTCAACCCTACCAACCATAAACTACGCAATTGATGAAGGAGCAAAAATAATTCTTGCTTCTCATCTTGACAGACCTAAGGGTAAAGTGGATCCCAAACTTTCTTTAGCTCCTGTTGCACGAAGACTTCAAAGGCTTCTTAATAAAGAAGTTTTTTTTGCACCTGACTGTATTGGACACCAGGTTGAAAGTCTTGTTTCCAAAATGAAAGAAGGAGATGTAGTGCTTCTTGAAAACTTAAGATTTCGTATTGAAGAAGAAAAAAACGATGAAAAATTCGCAAAGGCTCTAGCATCTCTTGCTGATTTCTATGTAAACGATGCTTTCGGTGCTTCTCATAGGGCCCATGCCTCTATTGTCGGTATTCCTAAATTTATTCCTTCTGCTGCTGGATTTTTACTTAAAAAAGAGATTGAATACTTAAAAGGAGCAGTGGAATCTCCAATAAGACCTTTTGTTGTAATCCTGGGAGGAGCAAAAGTTGGAGGTAAGATAGGAGTGCTTGAAAATCTTGCTGATAAAGCAGATAAAGTTATTGTCGGTGGAGGAATGGCTTTTACATTTATAAAAGCTATGGGATATGAAGTCGGTGATTCACTTATTGAGGCTGATATGATCGATTTTGCCACAAAAATAATGGAAAAGCTTCGACAGAACAAGGTTAAATTTTATCTTCCTGTTGATGTAGTAATTGCTCAAAGTATAAATCCTGGTGCTGAAACAAAAATTGTTCCTGTACAGGAAATACCACAGGGATGGCGTGGACTTGATATAGGTCCAGCTTCGGTAAGACTTTTTACCGAAGCTTTACATGATGCAAAAACTATTCTCTGGAATGGACCAATGGGAGTTTTTGAAATAGACGCTTTCTCAAGAGGTACATTTGCAATCGCACATGCTGTTGCTGATTCATATGCATTTACCATAGTTGGCGGTGGTGATACAGATTACGCAGTGCATAAAGCAGGAGTGAGCGATTCAATTTCATTTATATCAACAGGTGGCGGTGCTTCTCTACAACTTCTGGAAGGGAAAGAATTACCAGGGTTAGCTGTGCTTCCTTCTAAAAAGAAAGATTAA